Proteins from a genomic interval of Thermodesulfobacteriota bacterium:
- a CDS encoding nicotinate phosphoribosyltransferase, with amino-acid sequence MFFTASFEDIKKGKVTDLYFVNTYTILKKKNIDRYVKAEVIVKRLPEGAKWGVLSGVEELGRLIDGLNIKARCMREGTIFRPYEPVLEIEGMYTEFCLYETAILGLLCQSSGVATKAARCKKAAGPRPVISFGARRIHPVIAPMVERSAFIGGCDGVSVVFDAEMLGEEPMGTMPHALVLIFGDTVEATLAFDEIIDEKIKRISLIDTFLDEKVEAIRVAEALRGRLFGIRLDTPSSRRGDFIKILEEVRWELDIRGFKDVKIYVSGGIDENKILEMNKFVDAYGVGTSITNARVIDFAMDIVEIEGKPVSKKGKMSGSKRVLRCPVCYNDKVLPASTEKIMCECGNFMEDLLIPWYENKRFLFGNESPQEIRSYVLKQLEHFDL; translated from the coding sequence ATGTTCTTTACAGCGAGCTTTGAAGACATAAAGAAGGGGAAAGTGACAGATCTTTACTTCGTAAACACTTACACGATCCTTAAAAAGAAGAACATAGATCGATACGTAAAAGCGGAGGTTATTGTTAAAAGGCTTCCTGAAGGGGCAAAATGGGGGGTTCTCTCAGGTGTAGAAGAGTTGGGAAGATTAATAGACGGGCTCAACATAAAGGCCAGGTGTATGAGGGAAGGGACCATATTTAGGCCCTATGAGCCAGTTTTAGAGATAGAAGGGATGTACACGGAATTCTGCCTATATGAGACCGCAATCCTTGGGTTGCTCTGTCAGTCTTCCGGTGTTGCGACTAAGGCAGCAAGATGTAAAAAAGCGGCGGGCCCGAGACCTGTTATAAGTTTTGGAGCAAGAAGAATCCACCCCGTTATTGCTCCAATGGTAGAAAGAAGTGCGTTCATAGGTGGCTGTGATGGTGTCTCGGTTGTGTTCGATGCTGAGATGCTGGGGGAGGAGCCGATGGGGACCATGCCACACGCTCTCGTTTTGATTTTCGGCGATACTGTTGAGGCGACTTTGGCCTTTGACGAAATTATAGATGAGAAGATAAAGAGGATATCGTTGATAGATACCTTTCTTGATGAGAAAGTTGAGGCTATAAGGGTTGCAGAGGCGCTAAGAGGAAGACTCTTTGGGATTAGGCTCGATACGCCCTCCTCAAGGAGAGGAGATTTCATAAAGATACTCGAAGAAGTACGATGGGAGCTCGACATAAGGGGTTTCAAAGACGTAAAGATATACGTGAGCGGAGGCATCGATGAAAATAAGATACTCGAGATGAACAAGTTTGTTGACGCATATGGAGTTGGAACATCGATAACGAATGCAAGAGTTATAGATTTCGCAATGGATATAGTTGAGATTGAAGGAAAACCGGTCTCCAAAAAGGGGAAAATGTCAGGCTCTAAAAGGGTTTTGAGATGTCCAGTCTGTTATAATGACAAGGTTCTGCCCGCATCGACTGAAAAGATTATGTGCGAATGTGGAAATTTTATGGAGGATCTTCTCATCCCATGGTACGAAAATAAAAGATTCCTCTTCGGAAATGAGTCACCACAAGAGATAAGATCCTACGTGTTAAAGCAACTTGAGCATTTTGACCTATAA